A genome region from Glycine max cultivar Williams 82 chromosome 5, Glycine_max_v4.0, whole genome shotgun sequence includes the following:
- the LOC102669253 gene encoding zinc finger CCCH domain-containing protein 17 isoform X2 has product MVTQQQPQPQLQVQPQQSTPPSSQDEALKRNTDCVYFLASPLTCKKGNECEYRHSEYARVNPRDCRYWLSGNCLNPKCPFRHPPLDGLLGTQAAVTGGPSVSPSQIPTASATHAPYNSSKQAVPCFFFQKGLCLKGDRCAFLHGPPTPTSSTGNKVAAQVPVTSQGVENPCFKKPFVSNEKYTQERKTSQGNVAKSSGISEAKPASKIETAPQRNMFEWEKKVPPPAVGFDNEVSRFKTTSPPVTNGPTVARPNRLHQARVPDDHNFQSGKDSDEFLRESSPGFDVLVADELRNSDYYHGEDEFSKARGQDERNLDSLNEYDLGHSGDYSLAADIDRERFRVPQGYESYDHLQEPYAWEQHRKPSAHVDRRTRRRSNSPENAEVSDLRHHLSKRRKGNGLKSVVGHDYAHEGHGEEQSRRPFSRKDSLELPLNESFLGNRFRGRIKLPANGGADHLEREDRGRFRNRLSSGRLPATHHLSPGEGRVHDRIRGRLQDDERRNSKDRLMGRELPGDRSDFAGPKSLSELKNGRNTENREQQSLGRRRSLRDDRPQSEDDFLFEGPKPLSEILKEKRGAGADADSGNGKSSDNKNQEVTNGQNPTPAANTQNGVLSETKEDVKNLPPNNEESSKLEVTDAAGGDNDGEYEEGMVYDEAGEDQYYEGDDQRDADYEYEQGEGDEGYYEYEQGEEGENQEEDYMEEEDGDDFAKKIGVVHS; this is encoded by the exons ATGGTTACCCAACAACAGCCACAGCCACAGCTTCAGGTTCAGCCTCAGCAGTCGACACCACCCTCTTCACAAGATGAGGCCTTGAAGAGGAACACCGATTGTGTCTACTTCCTTGCATCTCCTTTGACATGCAAAAAG GGAAATGAATGCGAGTACCGCCACAGCGAGTATGCACGTGTTAATCCTAGGGACTGTCGGTATTGGTTGAGTGGCAATTGCTTGAATCCCAAATGTCCATTTCGTCATCCG CCTCTTGATGGCTTGTTAGGAACACAGGCAGCAGTGACTGGTGGACCATCTGTATCCCCATCACAGATTCCAACAGCATCTGCAACACATGCACCGTATAATTCCAGTAAACAAGCTGTACCttgctttttcttccaaaaaggaCTTTGCTTAAAAGGTGACAGATGTGCCTTCTTGCATGGACCACCCACTCCTACTTCTAGCACGGGTAATAAAGTAGCTGCTCAGGTTCCAGTGACTAGCCAAGGAGTTGAGAATCCATGTTTTAAGAAGCCTTTTGTCAGCAATGAAAAGTATACTCAGGAAAGGAAAACTTCCCAAGGAAATGTTGCAAAGTCAAGTGGAATTTCTGAAGCCAAACCTGCCTCAAAAATTGAAACTGCTCCTCAAAGAAATATGTTTGAATGGGAGAAGAAAGTGCCACCACCAGCTGTGGGATTTGATAATGAGGTTTCTAGATTTAAGACAACCTCTCCACCAGTGACCAATGGCCCTACTGTAGCCCGGCCAAACCGTCTGCATCAAGCTCGTGTGCCAGATGATCACAATTTCCAGAGTGGCAAGGACAGTGATGAGTTTCTCAGAGAATCATCTCCTGGGTTTGATGTTCTTGTAGCTGATGAACTTAGGAATTCTGATTACTACCACGGAGAAGATGAATTCAGTAAAGCAAGAGGTCAAGATGAAAGGAACTTAGACTCTTTGAATGAATATGATTTAGGACATTCTGGTGATTATAGTTTAGCAGCTGATATCGATCGTGAAAGATTCCGTGTGCCTCAAGGTTATGAGTCATATGATCACTTGCAGGAGCCGTATGCTTGGGAGCAGCATAGAAAGCCCTCAGCCCATGTAGACAGAAGGACTCGCCGCAGATCCAACAGTCCTGAAAATGCTGAGGTCTCAGATCTACGACATCATTTATCCAAGCGCAGGAAGGGCAATGGTTTGAAGTCTGTTGTCGGTCATGATTATGCCCATGAGGGCCATGGTGAGGAACAAAGTCGTCGGCCCTTCTCTCGGAAGGATTCACTTGAGTTACCTCTGAATGAGAGCTTCCTCGGTAACCGCTTCCGAGGTAGAATAAAACTTCCAGCAAATGGTGGTGCTGATCACCTAGAGAGGGAAGACAGGGGAAGATTTAGGAACAGATTGTCATCTGGAAGGTTGCCGGCCACTCACCATTTGTCACCTGGAGAGGGAAGGGTCCATGACAGAATAAGAGGAAGATTGCAAGATGATGAGAGGAGAAACTCCAAGGATCGATTGATGGGGAGAGAACTACCGGGTGATAGGAGTGATTTTGCTGGGCCAAAAAGTCTTTCTGAACTTAAAAATGGGAGGAACACTGAGAATAGGGAGCAACAATCACTGGGAAGGAGAAGAAGTTTAAGGGATGATCGCCCACAATCTGAAGATGATTTTCTGTTTGAAGGTCCAAAACCTCTTAGTGAAATTCTGAAGGAGAAGAGAGGTGCTGGAGCTGATGCAGACTCTGGGAATGGCAAATCATCTGACAATAAGAATCAAGAAGTTACCAATGGCCAGAATCCTACACCTGCtgcaaacacacaaaatggagtGCTGTCTGAGACCAAAGAAGATGTCAAGAATCTTCCACCAAATAATGAAGAATCATCCAAGCTTGAGGTCACTGATGCAGCTGGAGGAGACAATGATGGTGAATATGAGGAGGGAATGGTGTACGATGAAGCAGGTGAGGATCAGTATTATGAAGGTGATGATCAGAGAGATGCGGACTATGAGTATGAACAAGGTGAAGGTGATGAGGGATACTATGAGTACGAGCAAGGTGAAGAGGGTGAAAATCAAGAGGAAGATTacatggaagaagaagatgggGATGATTTTGCTAAGAAGATTGGTGTCGTTCATTCGTAA
- the LOC102669253 gene encoding zinc finger CCCH domain-containing protein 17 isoform X1, whose translation MAGFLCALQINYFTVVFFFVPCKSIILLSCFFGAVQIQYFTVMLCFFGAVQIKYFTVVPCFFVAVQIKYFTGNECEYRHSEYARVNPRDCRYWLSGNCLNPKCPFRHPPLDGLLGTQAAVTGGPSVSPSQIPTASATHAPYNSSKQAVPCFFFQKGLCLKGDRCAFLHGPPTPTSSTGNKVAAQVPVTSQGVENPCFKKPFVSNEKYTQERKTSQGNVAKSSGISEAKPASKIETAPQRNMFEWEKKVPPPAVGFDNEVSRFKTTSPPVTNGPTVARPNRLHQARVPDDHNFQSGKDSDEFLRESSPGFDVLVADELRNSDYYHGEDEFSKARGQDERNLDSLNEYDLGHSGDYSLAADIDRERFRVPQGYESYDHLQEPYAWEQHRKPSAHVDRRTRRRSNSPENAEVSDLRHHLSKRRKGNGLKSVVGHDYAHEGHGEEQSRRPFSRKDSLELPLNESFLGNRFRGRIKLPANGGADHLEREDRGRFRNRLSSGRLPATHHLSPGEGRVHDRIRGRLQDDERRNSKDRLMGRELPGDRSDFAGPKSLSELKNGRNTENREQQSLGRRRSLRDDRPQSEDDFLFEGPKPLSEILKEKRGAGADADSGNGKSSDNKNQEVTNGQNPTPAANTQNGVLSETKEDVKNLPPNNEESSKLEVTDAAGGDNDGEYEEGMVYDEAGEDQYYEGDDQRDADYEYEQGEGDEGYYEYEQGEEGENQEEDYMEEEDGDDFAKKIGVVHS comes from the exons ATGGCGGGTTTTTTGTGTGCCCtgcaaatcaattattttactgtcgtgtttttttttgtgcCATGCAAATCTATTATTTTACTGTCGTGTTTTTTTGGTGCAGTGCAAATCCAGTATTTTACTGTCATGCTGTGTTTTTTTGGTGCCGTACAAATCAAGTATTTTACTGTCGTGCCGTGTTTTTTTGTTGCTGTACAAATCAAGTATTTTACT GGAAATGAATGCGAGTACCGCCACAGCGAGTATGCACGTGTTAATCCTAGGGACTGTCGGTATTGGTTGAGTGGCAATTGCTTGAATCCCAAATGTCCATTTCGTCATCCG CCTCTTGATGGCTTGTTAGGAACACAGGCAGCAGTGACTGGTGGACCATCTGTATCCCCATCACAGATTCCAACAGCATCTGCAACACATGCACCGTATAATTCCAGTAAACAAGCTGTACCttgctttttcttccaaaaaggaCTTTGCTTAAAAGGTGACAGATGTGCCTTCTTGCATGGACCACCCACTCCTACTTCTAGCACGGGTAATAAAGTAGCTGCTCAGGTTCCAGTGACTAGCCAAGGAGTTGAGAATCCATGTTTTAAGAAGCCTTTTGTCAGCAATGAAAAGTATACTCAGGAAAGGAAAACTTCCCAAGGAAATGTTGCAAAGTCAAGTGGAATTTCTGAAGCCAAACCTGCCTCAAAAATTGAAACTGCTCCTCAAAGAAATATGTTTGAATGGGAGAAGAAAGTGCCACCACCAGCTGTGGGATTTGATAATGAGGTTTCTAGATTTAAGACAACCTCTCCACCAGTGACCAATGGCCCTACTGTAGCCCGGCCAAACCGTCTGCATCAAGCTCGTGTGCCAGATGATCACAATTTCCAGAGTGGCAAGGACAGTGATGAGTTTCTCAGAGAATCATCTCCTGGGTTTGATGTTCTTGTAGCTGATGAACTTAGGAATTCTGATTACTACCACGGAGAAGATGAATTCAGTAAAGCAAGAGGTCAAGATGAAAGGAACTTAGACTCTTTGAATGAATATGATTTAGGACATTCTGGTGATTATAGTTTAGCAGCTGATATCGATCGTGAAAGATTCCGTGTGCCTCAAGGTTATGAGTCATATGATCACTTGCAGGAGCCGTATGCTTGGGAGCAGCATAGAAAGCCCTCAGCCCATGTAGACAGAAGGACTCGCCGCAGATCCAACAGTCCTGAAAATGCTGAGGTCTCAGATCTACGACATCATTTATCCAAGCGCAGGAAGGGCAATGGTTTGAAGTCTGTTGTCGGTCATGATTATGCCCATGAGGGCCATGGTGAGGAACAAAGTCGTCGGCCCTTCTCTCGGAAGGATTCACTTGAGTTACCTCTGAATGAGAGCTTCCTCGGTAACCGCTTCCGAGGTAGAATAAAACTTCCAGCAAATGGTGGTGCTGATCACCTAGAGAGGGAAGACAGGGGAAGATTTAGGAACAGATTGTCATCTGGAAGGTTGCCGGCCACTCACCATTTGTCACCTGGAGAGGGAAGGGTCCATGACAGAATAAGAGGAAGATTGCAAGATGATGAGAGGAGAAACTCCAAGGATCGATTGATGGGGAGAGAACTACCGGGTGATAGGAGTGATTTTGCTGGGCCAAAAAGTCTTTCTGAACTTAAAAATGGGAGGAACACTGAGAATAGGGAGCAACAATCACTGGGAAGGAGAAGAAGTTTAAGGGATGATCGCCCACAATCTGAAGATGATTTTCTGTTTGAAGGTCCAAAACCTCTTAGTGAAATTCTGAAGGAGAAGAGAGGTGCTGGAGCTGATGCAGACTCTGGGAATGGCAAATCATCTGACAATAAGAATCAAGAAGTTACCAATGGCCAGAATCCTACACCTGCtgcaaacacacaaaatggagtGCTGTCTGAGACCAAAGAAGATGTCAAGAATCTTCCACCAAATAATGAAGAATCATCCAAGCTTGAGGTCACTGATGCAGCTGGAGGAGACAATGATGGTGAATATGAGGAGGGAATGGTGTACGATGAAGCAGGTGAGGATCAGTATTATGAAGGTGATGATCAGAGAGATGCGGACTATGAGTATGAACAAGGTGAAGGTGATGAGGGATACTATGAGTACGAGCAAGGTGAAGAGGGTGAAAATCAAGAGGAAGATTacatggaagaagaagatgggGATGATTTTGCTAAGAAGATTGGTGTCGTTCATTCGTAA
- the LOC102669924 gene encoding abscisic acid and environmental stress-inducible protein-like: protein MISIMITVVVINMSVDVTVNSNDSDNHVDGDDSGHGSYYHGGGDDGNNKSHVGVGDNHDDSCNRKEGHDSGGGDNDNDNHGGGYNGGHGGDNDSYGDDK from the exons ATGATCTCTATCATGATTACTGTCGTTGTCATTAACATGAGCGTCGATGTCACCGTCAACAGTAATGACAGTGACAATCATGTTGATGGCGATGACAGTGGTCATGGTAGCTATTACCATGGTGGTGGTGACGACGGTAACAACAAGAGTCATGTTGGTGTTG GTGACAATCATGATGATAGTTGCAACAGAAAAGAAGGTCATGATAGTGGAGGTGGTGACAACGACAACGACAATCATGGTGGTGGCTATAATGGTGGTCATGGTGGTGATAATGACAGTTATGGTGATGATAAATGA